Proteins from a genomic interval of Rhodothermia bacterium:
- a CDS encoding Gldg family protein: MKHNLTSKISILLIGAILVVLNLLGLQWFSRLDLTDDQVFTLAPSSIEMVQKLKDPVTVKVYFTDNLPAPYNANRRLLQDKLNEYRAFAGQKFQYQFISPDDEKSKKTANEAGVPPIQVQVMENDALQIKNAYMGLTVSYGGQNEVLPVVQDLSNLEYELTTAIRKLSSENLPKIGFLTGNGEPNPDEVMRFWKQGLEKSYTILQVEVDSTGQFSNKPDVLLIIAPSSPLSVSALQALDDYVMQGGKVGFFLNRINASIQTGTASILDTGLEQLLEKYGIVLQPNLVQDRQSAPISAQNGPFTMQIPYAFLPIVTQFNPHPITEGVREMLLPFVSTLDLGKAPKAIKAIPLIYSSPNSSVQKNVFNIQPNPNADPNPIYSGGPYVLGATYEGHFPSVFEANKVGTSTRLLVLGDGDFMNEGIVGQPPEGSLIFAMNAIDWLLQDQTLSSIRSKQLNPRPLDPVSDGTKGAIKWFAILFPSLLVVVLGFIRWRLRKNIWY, encoded by the coding sequence ATCAAACATAATCTTACTTCAAAAATTTCCATCTTGCTCATTGGTGCCATTTTGGTGGTGCTAAACCTCTTGGGCCTACAGTGGTTTAGCCGTTTAGATCTGACCGATGACCAAGTGTTTACCCTTGCGCCCTCCTCCATCGAAATGGTGCAAAAACTGAAAGACCCCGTTACGGTGAAGGTTTATTTTACAGACAATCTTCCGGCTCCTTACAACGCAAATCGGCGACTCTTGCAAGATAAACTAAATGAATACCGTGCTTTTGCAGGGCAGAAATTCCAATACCAATTTATCAGTCCAGATGACGAAAAGAGCAAGAAAACCGCCAATGAAGCTGGTGTACCACCCATCCAAGTTCAGGTAATGGAGAACGATGCTTTGCAGATCAAAAATGCTTATATGGGACTTACTGTTTCATATGGTGGACAAAACGAGGTGCTTCCCGTTGTTCAGGATTTGTCTAATTTAGAGTATGAGCTTACCACGGCTATCCGAAAACTTTCCTCGGAAAACCTACCCAAAATTGGATTTCTAACGGGTAATGGCGAACCCAACCCCGACGAGGTGATGCGTTTTTGGAAGCAGGGCTTAGAGAAAAGCTATACAATTCTTCAAGTTGAGGTGGACTCTACAGGGCAATTTTCTAATAAACCAGATGTTTTATTGATTATTGCGCCGTCTTCACCTTTGTCCGTGTCGGCACTTCAGGCATTAGATGATTATGTGATGCAAGGCGGAAAAGTGGGCTTTTTCCTAAACCGGATCAATGCAAGCATCCAAACCGGAACAGCCAGCATCTTAGATACAGGCTTGGAGCAGCTCTTGGAAAAATATGGCATCGTACTCCAACCCAACTTGGTACAAGACCGCCAAAGTGCGCCAATATCTGCACAAAATGGCCCTTTTACGATGCAAATTCCATATGCGTTTTTACCGATCGTTACACAATTTAACCCGCATCCCATTACAGAGGGAGTACGGGAGATGCTCCTGCCATTTGTAAGTACGTTAGATCTAGGCAAAGCCCCAAAAGCCATAAAGGCAATTCCCCTGATCTATTCCTCGCCAAACAGTTCCGTACAAAAGAACGTGTTTAACATCCAACCAAACCCCAATGCAGATCCAAATCCGATTTATTCGGGAGGGCCATATGTTTTGGGTGCGACCTATGAAGGCCATTTTCCGAGTGTATTTGAGGCCAATAAAGTTGGGACCTCAACACGTTTGCTTGTATTGGGCGATGGCGACTTTATGAACGAAGGGATCGTGGGGCAACCACCAGAAGGCAGCCTGATTTTTGCAATGAATGCCATTGACTGGCTTTTGCAAGACCAAACCCTTTCTTCGATTCGGAGCAAGCAATTAAATCCGCGTCCATTGGATCCCGTGAGCGATGGCACGAAAGGGGCAATCAAGTGGTTTGCTATCCTGTTTCCGTCGCTTTTGGTCGTTGTATTGGGCTTTATACGCTGGCGGTTACGAAAAAATATATGGTACTAA
- a CDS encoding YtxH domain-containing protein, protein MNDDRSSAGTVLMVLSAFIGGIGLGILLAPRSGEEIRRTIGNEVRKQRDAATRQARHLADETARRYVPLHDDDEQEWANIGKGLTKELSRL, encoded by the coding sequence ATGAACGATGATAGAAGCTCCGCCGGAACAGTCCTCATGGTACTTTCTGCCTTTATTGGTGGCATTGGTTTAGGCATCTTGCTTGCGCCTCGCTCTGGCGAAGAAATCCGACGGACGATTGGCAATGAAGTCCGTAAACAACGGGATGCGGCAACACGCCAAGCCCGACATCTGGCCGACGAAACAGCGCGTAGGTATGTGCCCTTGCACGACGACGACGAGCAAGAGTGGGCCAATATTGGGAAAGGACTCACCAAAGAACTGTCTCGTCTCTAA
- a CDS encoding ATP-binding cassette domain-containing protein, translated as MIEVLSLSKTYGTDPAVSALSFSISKGQITGFLGPNGAGKTTTMKMLTCFLPPTSGNAKIDGLSILEHSIEIRRKIGYLPEQNPLYEDMNVFDYLHYTAALRGIEKAKLRNRVIEYGARCGLKDMLHKQIGTLSKGFKQRVGLAQALIHDPDVLILDEPTSGLDPNQKGEILDLIRHLGDDKTVILSTHILSEVEAICERALIVASGKLVADGTMSELKAAFSGGQNIRLGILEVSQEAVMPVLESIEGLSLQSSERQENTLILNLMYVSEPDIRPELFRLAVAQNWVLTELYREKVNLEEIFRLVTTS; from the coding sequence ATGATAGAAGTTTTGTCTTTGTCTAAGACCTATGGGACTGATCCGGCGGTCAGCGCGTTGTCTTTTTCGATTTCCAAAGGCCAAATTACGGGTTTTCTGGGGCCAAATGGTGCGGGGAAAACCACCACGATGAAGATGCTTACCTGCTTTTTGCCGCCAACTTCAGGAAATGCAAAAATTGATGGTTTGAGCATTCTTGAACACAGCATAGAAATTCGTCGTAAAATTGGGTATTTGCCAGAGCAAAATCCACTTTACGAAGACATGAATGTTTTTGACTACCTACATTATACGGCGGCATTGCGCGGCATAGAGAAGGCCAAGTTGCGCAACCGTGTCATAGAATATGGCGCTCGATGTGGGCTAAAGGACATGTTACACAAGCAAATTGGAACACTTTCCAAAGGGTTCAAACAGCGGGTTGGTTTGGCGCAAGCCCTCATTCATGACCCTGATGTGCTGATTTTAGATGAGCCTACATCGGGTCTTGATCCCAACCAGAAAGGCGAAATTCTGGATTTGATCCGCCATTTGGGGGACGATAAAACGGTGATTCTCTCGACCCATATTTTATCGGAGGTGGAGGCCATTTGTGAACGGGCGCTCATTGTTGCGTCTGGGAAATTGGTTGCGGATGGAACCATGTCTGAGCTAAAAGCGGCCTTTTCAGGCGGTCAGAATATCCGTTTGGGTATTCTGGAAGTAAGCCAAGAAGCGGTGATGCCAGTTTTAGAAAGCATTGAAGGCTTGTCTTTGCAAAGTTCCGAACGACAAGAAAATACGCTAATCCTCAACCTAATGTATGTGTCGGAGCCAGACATCCGGCCTGAATTATTCCGGTTGGCAGTGGCACAAAACTGGGTGCTTACCGAGCTTTATCGGGAAAAAGTAAATCTGGAAGAAATCTTCCGCTTGGTCACAACCTCTTGA
- a CDS encoding ABC transporter permease → MAQSWLIARRELKAYFDGLTGYVVLVFFLLITGWFFGNSLFINNIATVQQIFDMTPLLFMFFVPALTMGAFAEERRSGTLELLLTMPLRDWQVILAKLLATTVLCLIAISFTLVYVFIIAALGNMDAGATTGGYIGMALYGLTCAVIGIYASSLTRNQIVAYLLGFVIILVFFLLDKSAPLLPATFGNVVEYLGTDYHYNNLMRGVIDTRDLLYYASLMLFFGLMTAHNLAKRDI, encoded by the coding sequence ATTGCCCAAAGTTGGTTGATTGCACGCCGCGAGTTAAAGGCTTACTTTGATGGGCTTACGGGTTATGTGGTACTGGTCTTTTTCTTGCTTATCACCGGATGGTTTTTTGGCAACAGCTTGTTTATTAACAATATCGCAACCGTACAGCAAATCTTTGACATGACGCCTTTGCTCTTTATGTTCTTTGTTCCCGCGCTTACGATGGGAGCCTTTGCAGAAGAAAGGCGTAGTGGCACTTTAGAGTTATTGCTCACCATGCCCCTTCGCGATTGGCAAGTTATTCTGGCAAAGCTTCTTGCAACCACCGTTTTGTGCCTTATCGCCATTTCATTTACATTGGTCTATGTTTTTATTATTGCCGCACTCGGAAATATGGATGCTGGCGCAACCACTGGTGGCTATATCGGAATGGCACTGTATGGCTTAACCTGTGCGGTCATTGGCATTTACGCCTCAAGCCTAACACGTAACCAAATTGTAGCTTATCTACTTGGTTTTGTAATCATTCTTGTATTCTTTCTTTTGGATAAATCTGCGCCCCTGCTTCCGGCAACGTTTGGCAATGTCGTGGAGTATCTTGGAACCGACTACCACTACAACAACCTGATGAGGGGCGTAATAGACACCCGCGATTTGTTGTACTACGCTTCACTCATGCTTTTCTTTGGTTTGATGACGGCACACAACCTTGCTAAACGAGACATATAA
- a CDS encoding DUF2807 domain-containing protein, producing MNKRNFLGGLLLTFFLSAITAFAQNENWTTDKRNVQSFKAISFETAGDLYIYIGDRFSVEVEGSPETVGKIVTEVANQTLIIKNKQRIFTWNSKQNPLKIRVRLPLLERMDLSGSGDVEVKGVIRQARFEANLSGSADVSIEKVAVRDLQIRLSGSGDITFAGGNADSGDLRLSGSGAIMARNVQLTDGRANLSGSGKIEIWGMRYLDLELGGSGSIGYRGNPQISKEVDGSGSVRRLQ from the coding sequence ATGAACAAACGTAACTTTTTGGGCGGATTATTATTGACCTTCTTTCTTTCCGCAATCACTGCCTTCGCACAAAATGAAAATTGGACTACCGACAAACGAAACGTCCAAAGTTTCAAAGCGATTTCTTTCGAAACTGCTGGCGATTTATATATTTATATTGGTGATCGCTTCAGTGTTGAGGTGGAGGGAAGTCCCGAAACGGTTGGCAAAATCGTAACAGAAGTTGCTAACCAAACACTGATTATCAAAAACAAACAACGTATCTTTACGTGGAATTCCAAACAAAACCCACTTAAAATTCGTGTTCGTCTCCCGCTTTTGGAGAGAATGGACTTAAGTGGCTCTGGAGATGTCGAAGTCAAAGGGGTGATCCGTCAAGCACGCTTCGAGGCAAATCTTTCCGGCTCTGCGGATGTCAGCATCGAAAAAGTTGCTGTTCGTGACTTGCAAATCCGCCTTTCCGGATCGGGAGATATCACCTTTGCGGGTGGAAATGCAGATTCTGGCGACCTCCGCCTTTCGGGATCAGGTGCGATTATGGCGCGGAATGTACAACTTACCGATGGGCGTGCAAATCTCTCTGGTTCCGGAAAAATTGAAATTTGGGGGATGCGGTATTTAGACCTCGAATTGGGAGGTTCTGGCTCTATCGGCTACCGTGGCAACCCACAAATTTCCAAAGAAGTGGACGGATCTGGCTCGGTGCGCCGTCTTCAATGA
- a CDS encoding HNH endonuclease: MDGHVLILNQDYRPIGVSTVQRAVTLVLLEKADLVADKSSRKIRAADFVFPFPSVIRLKRYVSVPYRNVILSRKNILRRDHFRCQYCQSTQRLTIDHVLPRSRGGKDTWENLVTACMPCNTRKGNRTPEEAGITLRYKPYRPSHVLFIRDYVGHLEDEWKPFLFLD, translated from the coding sequence ATGGATGGACATGTTCTGATCCTAAACCAAGACTATCGGCCCATTGGTGTAAGTACGGTTCAACGTGCAGTTACTTTAGTACTCTTGGAAAAAGCCGATTTGGTGGCCGATAAATCCTCCAGAAAAATACGGGCCGCTGATTTTGTTTTCCCCTTTCCAAGTGTCATTCGTCTAAAACGCTATGTTTCCGTTCCGTATCGCAACGTAATATTGTCACGCAAAAACATCTTGCGGCGAGACCACTTCCGGTGTCAATATTGTCAATCCACCCAACGCTTAACCATAGATCACGTTCTTCCGAGATCGCGAGGTGGCAAAGACACATGGGAAAATTTGGTAACGGCTTGTATGCCTTGTAATACCCGCAAAGGAAACCGCACCCCAGAAGAGGCGGGCATAACCTTGCGGTACAAGCCTTATCGTCCAAGTCATGTGCTGTTTATCCGTGACTACGTCGGGCATTTGGAGGATGAATGGAAGCCCTTTCTTTTTTTAGATTAA